Proteins found in one Desulfobacterales bacterium genomic segment:
- a CDS encoding 2-hydroxyacyl-CoA dehydratase family protein translates to MSTPYDAMWEKLNLDLEAHAGLLEVLGKFYGDIYLSQDGRLKGMEYLDFVLSEIHGLRIQELQEAKKQGKKVIGAFCVFVPEELVLAADAVCIGLCAGAEIGTEAAEKILPRNTCALIKSFVGFKLAGLCPFIESCDMVVGETTCDGKKKAYEVFSEYAPLYVMEIPQMKNASDRVLWKSEVLRFKEQLETITGNKITAAKLKEAIALVNRRRRVLQRLNRLRAAVPTPISGRDVLLINQVGFYDDPIRFTQKIGELCDQLEERVKAGEGIVPKDTPRLMLSGCPMAVPNWKLPYIVESSGAVIVGEESCVGTRNTRDLVDESGETIEEMLDNLVDRYMQIDCAVFTPNKERLDNIVHMAEDLKVAGVIHYGLTFCQPYAAEAIKVEKTLQGAGIPMLAIETDYSMEDMEQLKTRVEAFVEMVS, encoded by the coding sequence ATGAGCACACCTTATGATGCGATGTGGGAAAAGTTGAATCTCGATCTGGAGGCCCATGCCGGCCTGCTGGAAGTGTTGGGCAAATTTTACGGCGATATCTATCTCAGCCAGGACGGCCGGCTTAAGGGGATGGAATATCTTGATTTCGTGCTTTCCGAAATCCACGGCCTGCGGATACAGGAACTTCAAGAGGCCAAGAAGCAAGGCAAAAAGGTGATCGGCGCCTTTTGCGTTTTTGTACCCGAGGAATTGGTGTTGGCCGCCGACGCCGTGTGTATCGGACTGTGCGCTGGCGCGGAAATCGGCACCGAGGCGGCGGAAAAAATCCTGCCCCGCAATACCTGTGCGCTGATCAAATCCTTTGTCGGGTTCAAGCTGGCCGGGCTCTGCCCCTTTATCGAGTCGTGCGATATGGTCGTGGGCGAGACCACCTGCGACGGCAAAAAGAAGGCATATGAGGTTTTTTCCGAATATGCCCCTCTCTATGTCATGGAAATTCCGCAGATGAAAAACGCATCCGACAGGGTCCTGTGGAAATCCGAGGTACTGCGCTTCAAGGAACAATTAGAGACGATTACGGGAAACAAGATCACCGCGGCAAAACTCAAGGAGGCAATTGCTCTTGTCAACCGTCGGCGGCGCGTGCTGCAGCGGCTCAACCGGTTGCGGGCCGCGGTCCCCACGCCTATCTCCGGCAGGGATGTTTTGCTCATCAACCAGGTCGGTTTTTACGATGACCCCATCCGTTTTACGCAAAAAATCGGGGAACTCTGTGACCAACTGGAAGAACGGGTCAAGGCCGGCGAAGGGATTGTTCCAAAAGATACCCCGCGTCTCATGCTTTCCGGCTGTCCGATGGCCGTTCCTAACTGGAAACTGCCTTATATCGTGGAGTCGTCCGGTGCGGTCATTGTGGGCGAGGAATCCTGCGTCGGTACCCGCAATACCCGGGACCTGGTCGACGAGAGCGGCGAGACGATTGAAGAAATGCTGGATAACCTGGTGGACCGTTACATGCAAATCGACTGCGCGGTCTTTACGCCCAACAAGGAACGGCTGGATAATATCGTGCATATGGCCGAGGATCTGAAGGTAGCCGGGGTGATCCATTACGGTCTCACCTTTTGTCAACCCTACGCAGCCGAAGCGATCAAGGTAGAGAAAACACTGCAGGGGGCCGGCATTCCGATGCTTGCCATTGAAACCGACTACAGCATGGAAGATATGGAACAACTCAAGACCCGGGTTGAGGCCTTTGTGGAAATGGTGAGTTAG
- a CDS encoding acyl-CoA dehydratase activase, with protein MNKQDLVAGIDIGSRSIELVLLQGDRIKDWAKVPTTFDPMAQCRHLMNGVRATKIVATGYGRKLFAETGQDNGVAAITEIQAYALGARYVYPEVRTVLDIGGQDTKVIHLTPVGRVLKFEMNDRCAAGTGKFLEFMATALQVPLESFGGFALKADKRIQINSMCTVFAESEATSLMARGETPANIAMGLHLAIVRRTLAMLGRVGGASPLLFAGGVAHNPCIKTLLEEDRKETVMVPEHPDIVGALGAALYGRKTL; from the coding sequence ATGAACAAGCAAGACCTGGTGGCTGGTATCGACATCGGCTCCCGCTCGATTGAACTCGTACTGCTGCAGGGAGACAGGATCAAGGATTGGGCCAAGGTGCCCACCACCTTTGATCCCATGGCCCAATGCCGGCACCTGATGAACGGGGTCCGGGCCACAAAGATCGTGGCCACCGGCTATGGCCGCAAGCTCTTTGCAGAGACCGGACAAGACAACGGGGTTGCGGCCATAACCGAGATTCAGGCCTATGCCCTGGGCGCCAGATATGTATACCCCGAGGTACGTACCGTACTCGATATCGGCGGCCAGGATACCAAGGTGATTCATCTGACTCCGGTAGGGCGGGTGCTAAAATTCGAGATGAACGACCGCTGCGCGGCCGGCACTGGAAAATTTCTGGAATTTATGGCCACGGCCCTGCAAGTGCCCCTGGAGTCATTCGGCGGCTTTGCGCTCAAGGCGGACAAGCGGATACAGATCAACAGTATGTGCACGGTCTTTGCCGAGAGTGAGGCGACATCACTCATGGCCCGGGGAGAGACGCCGGCCAATATCGCCATGGGCCTCCATCTTGCGATCGTGCGCCGGACCCTGGCCATGTTGGGCCGGGTCGGCGGTGCATCTCCTCTCCTGTTCGCCGGCGGGGTCGCGCATAATCCCTGTATAAAGACGCTGCTTGAAGAAGATCGCAAGGAAACGGTCATGGTACCGGAGCACCCGGATATTGTCGGCGCCCTGGGCGCGGCCCTCTATGGCCGGAAAACTCTCTAA